From the genome of Candidatus Acidiferrales bacterium:
ATTTCGGATGAAGAATGAGACTGCCGATAAGATTAAGGGTCGCACTCTATGTAACATTTACCTTCGCCGCTGTAATAGTGGTGCTCGGTTTTGCCTTGATGGAACTTTATGAAAGATACTCGAAGCGTTCGTTCGACGTGACCCTTCAGGCGGCGGCGAGCAGCGTAGCGAATCGGCTCGCCAAGGAAAATATGCACGTCGATGTTGCCGATATCAGCGAGGACGTCGGCGAAACAATTTCAAGCTTTGAAAGTAAGATTGGCATCATAGGAGTCGGAATCTTCGATGGCTCATGGAAACAAATTTTTTCGTATAACGATAAGGCCTCGATCGCAATTCGGGCAGAGATCAAGAACTGGGCGAGGGCAGATGACCGGAAGGAATTAACGACCGTGAGGCTGCCCGGTGAAAAATATCGTTGCGCACTTGCAAATTTTGAAATTACAGACGGCTCGCAGGGAACGGTTGTCACTTTCGGTTCCCTTTCATCCATACGTGAATCCATAGAAAGAATGCGTACGATTATTTTCATAGCCGCTCCATTGACTATCCTGCTTGTCGGGGTCGGCTCGATCTTGATTGCGCGTCGGGCATTGCGGCCTTTGGAGAGAATTGCGTCCAGTATAGATGGAATACAGGTCGAAAAATCGCTGGAAAAACTCGAAGTTCCGGAGACAGGTGACGAGATCAAGAAAGTCGCGGAGTCATTCAATTCGTTGGTGCAAAGGATAGGCAGCCTGATCGATACGCAAAGGAATTTTCTGCTGGATGCTTCTCATGAGTTGAAGACGCCGTTGACAGTCATTCAGACCGAGATGGAAATGCTCCTTATGAAGCCGGGCCTCAGCGCTGCCGAGCGCGCAAATCTCCGACAGCTCCTTTCCGAAGTCGAGTATGCTTCTAAGCTTGCGGTTGATATTATCTACCTTTCGAGGCTGGAGTCTTCCATGGTCGTCGAAATGCGGCCGTTTAATCTCGGCACTGTCCTCGAAGAAGTCGCTGCGCACCATCTGTCGTTGGCAAAAAGGAAGAACGTCAATCTCCGAATCAAGTACGAACCCGACATAGTTGTCAACGCGGACGACAACCTTTTGAAACGAGCGGTCTCCAACGTGATCGACAACTCGATCAAGTTCAGCCATGCCGGAGGAGAAGTCTGGGTGACCGGCACGCGCGACGAAAAGTTATCCGCCGCCGTGGTAACCGTTGAAGATAGAGGCGAAGGGATAAGTAGTGAAGAACTCCCTCGTATCTTTGACAAATTCTATAGGACCAAGAGTTCGAGAAGCATGGATGAAAAGGGGAGCGGACTCGGGCTTTCGATCGCTAAACGCATCGTGGAACAGCATGGCGGTAAGATTGAAATCGAAAGCAGGCCGGGTGTCGGAACAACTGTTCGTATCGATATTCCGGAAGCACGGATTGCCGCCCCGTCGGGATGATATCCACTTTTCATTTCGTTGCAAAAAAAGGTTTGCTTCGTTAATTTTACCAAGTTTAATTCTAATGAGGAGATGAAGATGGCCTACCTACCAAAACCACCTGAAAGATGGTTTAGAACGAATCTCAAATATTACAAGCATGGCGGAAGCTGGGCATGGATTCTTCACCGTGTCACCGGACTCGGCCTGACAGCATACATATAT
Proteins encoded in this window:
- a CDS encoding HAMP domain-containing sensor histidine kinase, yielding MRLPIRLRVALYVTFTFAAVIVVLGFALMELYERYSKRSFDVTLQAAASSVANRLAKENMHVDVADISEDVGETISSFESKIGIIGVGIFDGSWKQIFSYNDKASIAIRAEIKNWARADDRKELTTVRLPGEKYRCALANFEITDGSQGTVVTFGSLSSIRESIERMRTIIFIAAPLTILLVGVGSILIARRALRPLERIASSIDGIQVEKSLEKLEVPETGDEIKKVAESFNSLVQRIGSLIDTQRNFLLDASHELKTPLTVIQTEMEMLLMKPGLSAAERANLRQLLSEVEYASKLAVDIIYLSRLESSMVVEMRPFNLGTVLEEVAAHHLSLAKRKNVNLRIKYEPDIVVNADDNLLKRAVSNVIDNSIKFSHAGGEVWVTGTRDEKLSAAVVTVEDRGEGISSEELPRIFDKFYRTKSSRSMDEKGSGLGLSIAKRIVEQHGGKIEIESRPGVGTTVRIDIPEARIAAPSG